Proteins from a genomic interval of Desulfovibrio litoralis DSM 11393:
- the mrdA gene encoding penicillin-binding protein 2: MRLEVESKGYQPRRGGLILVQILVALLFCIFIIRFWYLQVLSGEELARLAHNNRIRLERIFATRGLIVDDKGRLLAENRPAFCIAINREDCPDINATLAQISKWMNVPYQSIVNSYKKEVDIAKPFDPLVLATDISFELLSEIENDLRLWPGVQIVIRQRRHYPQGELFAHIIGYMNKPNREELEGDKDLSPGDTVGKTGLEFALEKTAVATHKLNGIKGMQELRGIKGMQEVEVDVKGRQLNKMTTKTPIGGDIVRLSLDIDIQKAAFDALGDYSGSVVVMDPDTGKLKALVSKPSYDNNTIQERKTWALVAQDPRHPLFHRALQSTYPPGSVWKLLMAALLLKEGVDPKQTVFCSGETKLGNHTFRCWKKGGHGSVNMLSSLVNSCDVYYYEMGKKMGIDRISAYAKENGFGQPTGIELNREASGLMPSREWKKKKYNADWQGGETLNVSIGQGSVMTTPLQMANFVSSLFNGGRILRPSVLADTPPFEKKLLDIKPEHLAIILESMRMTVESGTARVLKRSDAVIGGKTGTAQVVKIGEVRLKTHQLAYEHRDHAWIVSWGEKEGKRYVVIAMVEHGGGGGAVAGPIVKRVYDYLFGEYMNMQNKEEPVLETALKKNEETL; the protein is encoded by the coding sequence ATGCGTTTAGAGGTAGAATCAAAAGGTTATCAGCCAAGACGCGGTGGTCTGATTTTAGTACAGATATTAGTCGCTCTCTTGTTTTGTATTTTTATCATACGCTTTTGGTATTTACAGGTTTTATCAGGTGAAGAGCTGGCTCGCCTTGCTCACAATAACCGTATTCGCTTGGAAAGAATTTTTGCTACTCGTGGGCTTATTGTTGATGATAAGGGGCGTTTGCTCGCAGAAAACCGCCCGGCGTTTTGTATAGCGATTAACCGCGAAGATTGCCCCGATATTAATGCCACTTTAGCTCAAATAAGCAAGTGGATGAATGTTCCGTATCAAAGTATCGTCAACAGTTATAAAAAAGAAGTTGATATAGCCAAACCTTTTGATCCCTTAGTTTTGGCAACAGATATTTCTTTTGAACTTTTGTCGGAAATTGAAAATGATTTAAGACTTTGGCCGGGTGTTCAAATTGTTATTCGCCAAAGAAGGCATTATCCACAGGGTGAATTATTCGCTCATATTATCGGCTATATGAATAAGCCGAACCGAGAAGAATTAGAAGGCGACAAAGATTTAAGTCCGGGTGATACTGTTGGTAAAACAGGTTTGGAATTTGCCTTGGAAAAAACCGCCGTTGCAACACATAAATTAAATGGCATAAAAGGTATGCAAGAGCTTCGTGGCATAAAAGGTATGCAGGAAGTAGAAGTAGATGTAAAAGGGCGTCAGTTAAATAAAATGACAACTAAAACTCCGATCGGAGGAGATATTGTACGCTTGTCTCTTGATATTGATATTCAAAAAGCAGCCTTTGATGCCTTGGGCGATTATTCGGGTTCTGTTGTAGTAATGGATCCGGATACGGGAAAGCTTAAAGCCCTAGTTTCAAAGCCTTCTTATGATAATAACACTATTCAAGAAAGAAAAACTTGGGCGTTAGTGGCTCAAGACCCAAGACACCCTTTGTTCCATAGGGCCTTACAAAGTACTTATCCTCCGGGTTCTGTTTGGAAATTATTAATGGCGGCTCTTTTACTTAAAGAAGGCGTTGACCCGAAACAAACGGTTTTTTGTTCAGGGGAAACAAAGCTTGGAAATCATACGTTCCGTTGTTGGAAAAAAGGTGGGCATGGAAGTGTTAATATGCTTAGCTCTCTCGTAAATTCTTGCGATGTTTACTATTATGAAATGGGAAAAAAAATGGGAATAGACCGTATCTCTGCTTATGCAAAAGAAAATGGATTCGGTCAACCAACAGGGATAGAACTTAATAGAGAAGCTTCCGGGCTTATGCCATCAAGAGAATGGAAGAAAAAAAAATATAACGCAGATTGGCAGGGCGGCGAAACTCTTAACGTATCTATTGGACAGGGGTCTGTTATGACAACTCCTTTACAAATGGCAAATTTTGTTTCTTCATTATTTAATGGTGGTCGAATTTTAAGACCTAGTGTTTTAGCTGATACTCCGCCTTTTGAAAAAAAACTTTTAGACATAAAACCGGAACACTTAGCTATAATACTAGAATCTATGCGAATGACTGTTGAAAGCGGAACTGCGAGAGTTTTAAAGCGTTCTGATGCTGTTATTGGCGGAAAAACAGGAACAGCCCAAGTTGTAAAAATAGGTGAAGTGCGTTTAAAAACCCATCAGTTGGCGTATGAACATAGAGACCACGCTTGGATAGTTTCTTGGGGTGAAAAAGAAGGCAAACGCTATGTTGTTATTGCTATGGTAGAACATGGCGGCGGCGGTGGTGCTGTTGCCGGTCCTATTGTAAAACGAGTTTATGATTACTTGTTTGGCGAATATATGAATATGCAAAACAAAGAAGAGCCGGTTTTAGAAACTGCGTTAAAGAAAAATGAAGAAACATTATAA
- a CDS encoding rod shape-determining protein → MAKILDHLLGFFSSDLAIDLGTANTCVYVKGRGIVLREPSVVAVKKDSRGSNVVLAVGQDAKRMLGRTPGNIQAIRPMKDGVIADFEIAEAMISHFIAKVHKSRRPVRPRIMICVPTGITQVEKRAVKESAQSAGAREVYLIEEPMAAAIGAKLPIQDPTSNMVVDIGGGTTEVAVISLSGIVYSKSIRVGGDKMDEAIMLHVRRKYSMLIGESTAEEIKIKIASAYPLNPEMPLEVKGRDLATGIPQNIIITSEEIRKAISEQVDSIVHAVRTALEQTPPELAADIVDRGIVLTGGGALLKGLDQLLREETSLPITVIDDPLSTVVIGTGMALDNLNILKEVCID, encoded by the coding sequence ATGGCTAAAATATTGGATCATCTATTAGGTTTTTTTTCTAGCGACTTAGCAATAGATCTTGGAACAGCCAACACTTGTGTTTATGTTAAAGGGCGTGGTATCGTCTTGCGTGAACCCTCAGTGGTCGCAGTAAAAAAAGATTCTCGCGGTTCTAATGTCGTTTTGGCGGTTGGACAAGATGCAAAGCGTATGCTTGGTCGTACTCCCGGAAATATTCAGGCTATTCGTCCGATGAAAGACGGAGTTATTGCCGATTTTGAAATTGCTGAGGCAATGATTAGCCATTTTATTGCTAAAGTACATAAATCTCGCCGTCCGGTAAGACCAAGAATAATGATCTGTGTTCCTACCGGAATAACTCAGGTTGAAAAAAGAGCGGTTAAAGAAAGTGCTCAAAGTGCCGGAGCCAGAGAGGTTTATTTAATCGAAGAACCCATGGCGGCGGCTATTGGTGCTAAACTTCCAATCCAAGACCCTACTTCCAATATGGTTGTTGATATTGGCGGCGGAACTACCGAAGTTGCGGTTATTTCTCTTTCGGGTATTGTTTACTCAAAATCTATCAGAGTCGGCGGAGACAAAATGGACGAAGCCATTATGCTCCACGTTAGACGCAAATATAGTATGTTGATTGGTGAATCAACCGCAGAAGAGATAAAAATTAAAATCGCCTCGGCTTACCCTTTAAATCCTGAGATGCCTCTTGAAGTAAAAGGGCGTGATTTAGCAACGGGTATTCCTCAAAACATCATCATTACCTCTGAAGAAATTCGTAAGGCTATTTCAGAACAGGTTGACAGTATTGTTCATGCCGTTCGTACGGCTTTGGAACAAACTCCGCCCGAACTTGCGGCCGATATTGTTGATCGTGGAATTGTTCTTACAGGTGGGGGAGCTTTGTTGAAAGGACTTGATCAACTATTAAGAGAGGAAACCTCACTGCCTATAACCGTAATTGACGACCCTCTTTCGACCGTAGTAATAGGAACGGGCATGGCGTTGGATAATCTGAATATCCTCAAGGAGGTATGCATAGATTAA
- the moaC gene encoding cyclic pyranopterin monophosphate synthase MoaC: MNKPKLSHLDENGSACMVDVGNKEVTRRVAIAETTVLISEQTLNLLKEKALPKGDALNTAKVAGILAAKRTAELIPLCHPLPFDFCDIRFKIQETPPSVLIEAEVRTSGRTGIEMEALTAVQVAALSIYDMCKAVQKDIKITNCRLLFKSGGKSGTYRAID, from the coding sequence ATGAATAAGCCTAAATTGTCTCATCTAGACGAAAACGGTTCCGCCTGCATGGTTGACGTGGGCAATAAAGAAGTTACACGCCGTGTTGCCATTGCCGAGACTACCGTTTTAATCAGCGAACAAACCTTAAACTTATTGAAAGAAAAGGCACTTCCTAAGGGTGATGCTCTAAATACTGCCAAAGTAGCCGGAATATTAGCCGCAAAACGCACGGCAGAGCTTATTCCGCTATGTCATCCTTTACCCTTTGATTTTTGTGATATCAGGTTTAAAATTCAAGAAACACCGCCGTCTGTCTTGATTGAAGCAGAAGTAAGAACAAGCGGGCGTACGGGAATAGAAATGGAAGCCTTAACAGCAGTGCAGGTTGCCGCTTTAAGTATTTATGACATGTGTAAAGCCGTACAAAAAGATATTAAAATTACCAATTGTCGTTTGCTTTTTAAAAGTGGTGGAAAAAGTGGAACATATAGGGCAATAGACTAA
- the mreC gene encoding rod shape-determining protein MreC encodes MNALFKRFFVIVVVVLIVYLGLFTWNQRTHHFDYISEQSGLSFVGSLFTPILWIKDEASSFYSQYIDLKDAKEDNLKLIKKIQQLEAELSHNVEERAELKRLQNLFAFKDQEAWVRVGTRILAVRFGPFSAQETVMIDKGSADGAVPNTPLITAEGVYGKVLRSAAHTSTVLLLSDPGFRVSVISQETRTPAILSGAGINKPLELHYVAQNAQLKEGELLITSGVAGGFPKGIPVAKVISVQPAGSTLFLSVLADAVVKTNKVEEALLIFPPSRNIPLGFLPPQDSSVEMEAEVHKMEYGDAPPSGSVENQEQNTE; translated from the coding sequence ATTAACGCTTTATTTAAACGCTTTTTTGTCATTGTTGTCGTTGTCTTGATCGTATATCTTGGTTTATTTACTTGGAACCAACGCACTCATCATTTTGATTATATTTCTGAGCAAAGCGGTTTGTCTTTTGTCGGAAGTCTTTTTACGCCTATTTTGTGGATAAAAGATGAGGCTTCTTCTTTTTATAGTCAATATATAGACCTAAAAGACGCTAAAGAAGACAACCTTAAATTGATTAAAAAGATTCAACAACTTGAAGCCGAACTTTCTCATAATGTAGAAGAGAGGGCTGAACTTAAACGTTTGCAAAACCTTTTTGCTTTTAAAGATCAAGAAGCTTGGGTAAGGGTTGGAACGCGTATTCTTGCCGTGCGTTTTGGTCCTTTTTCGGCTCAAGAAACGGTAATGATCGATAAAGGCTCTGCTGACGGTGCTGTTCCTAATACTCCATTAATTACGGCAGAGGGAGTTTATGGAAAGGTTTTACGTTCGGCGGCTCATACTTCTACTGTTCTTTTATTAAGCGACCCGGGTTTTCGGGTTTCTGTTATCAGTCAAGAAACAAGAACTCCGGCAATTTTGTCCGGTGCCGGCATTAATAAGCCACTTGAACTTCATTATGTTGCTCAAAACGCACAGCTTAAAGAGGGTGAACTCTTAATTACCTCCGGAGTTGCCGGTGGTTTTCCTAAGGGGATTCCCGTGGCTAAGGTTATAAGTGTACAACCGGCGGGTAGCACTTTGTTTTTATCCGTGCTGGCTGATGCTGTAGTTAAAACCAATAAAGTCGAAGAAGCTTTACTTATCTTTCCACCATCTCGTAATATTCCTCTTGGTTTTTTACCGCCTCAAGATTCCAGTGTAGAAATGGAGGCCGAAGTGCATAAAATGGAATACGGCGATGCACCGCCTTCAGGTTCTGTTGAAAATCAAGAGCAAAACACAGAGTAA
- the pheA gene encoding prephenate dehydratase — translation MKKKTKSQSQDVEHIDNIELVASHLDQKAQIDKLDNLNEVRNAIDQIDEQLLTLLNQRALMSLAVGSIKAKQREKDGLDAGTGGQIFHPERERAVLDHLTSFNLKQSGLLPNAHIHAIWREIFSSSRSLQAPQTVVCLGPEGTFSHAAVLSCFGQSVNVSLKPDFETVFRAVYDRQASFGLIPLENSLHGSVGQNFDLFLRYPVKIIAEIYTRIHLCLLSKEVKRKQIKEVHSHPQPLAQCDSWLTQHLPGVVRIPAESTAAAAKRILDIPNAGAIASRCLADMLGLNIVDEGIEDMPDNWTRFVVISLDAEQGHKAYNQNSIDKNLIEPPLIEKTDYEDKRKNIIPQKEGMKTSVLFTTKHKPGALSFVLNGFAEAGINLVKLESRPSKGEQWEYVFFADLSVDLTLDIHSRLRNYLDQHCATWRILGVYPAAQNKYII, via the coding sequence GTGAAAAAGAAGACTAAATCACAGTCTCAAGACGTAGAACATATTGATAATATTGAGCTTGTTGCAAGTCATTTAGACCAAAAAGCTCAAATTGACAAACTTGATAATCTTAATGAAGTTCGCAATGCTATCGACCAAATAGACGAACAGCTTTTAACTCTTTTAAACCAACGGGCTTTAATGAGTTTGGCGGTTGGTTCCATAAAGGCTAAACAAAGAGAAAAAGACGGTCTTGATGCCGGAACCGGTGGGCAAATTTTTCACCCGGAAAGAGAACGAGCTGTTTTAGACCATTTAACGAGTTTTAATTTAAAACAAAGTGGTCTTTTGCCTAACGCTCATATTCATGCAATTTGGAGAGAAATTTTTTCTTCGTCTCGAAGTTTGCAAGCTCCGCAAACCGTGGTTTGTTTAGGGCCTGAGGGAACTTTTTCTCATGCGGCGGTCTTATCTTGTTTTGGACAAAGCGTTAATGTGAGTCTAAAACCTGACTTTGAAACTGTTTTTCGGGCGGTTTATGATAGACAAGCGTCTTTTGGACTTATTCCTCTTGAAAATTCCTTGCATGGTTCAGTAGGGCAGAATTTTGACTTGTTTTTAAGATATCCAGTTAAAATCATTGCGGAAATTTATACAAGGATTCACCTTTGTCTTTTGAGTAAAGAGGTGAAACGCAAGCAAATTAAAGAAGTTCACTCTCACCCTCAACCTTTAGCACAGTGTGATTCTTGGCTTACTCAACACCTTCCCGGGGTTGTGCGTATTCCGGCCGAATCTACTGCTGCTGCTGCCAAGCGTATTTTGGATATACCAAATGCCGGGGCTATAGCTAGTCGTTGTTTGGCTGATATGTTAGGTTTAAATATTGTTGACGAAGGGATAGAAGATATGCCTGATAACTGGACTCGCTTTGTGGTTATCAGTCTTGATGCGGAACAAGGACATAAGGCATATAATCAAAATAGTATTGATAAAAACCTTATTGAGCCACCTTTAATCGAGAAAACAGATTATGAAGATAAAAGAAAAAATATAATTCCGCAAAAAGAAGGCATGAAAACCTCTGTTTTATTTACAACAAAACATAAACCCGGAGCTTTGTCTTTCGTTTTAAACGGGTTTGCCGAAGCGGGAATTAACCTTGTTAAGCTTGAGTCGCGCCCTTCTAAAGGGGAACAGTGGGAATATGTTTTCTTTGCTGATCTTAGCGTTGATTTAACTTTGGATATTCACTCCAGGTTGCGTAATTATTTAGATCAACATTGTGCAACTTGGCGTATTTTAGGGGTTTATCCCGCCGCACAAAATAAGTATATTATTTAA